In Pseudomonas sp. MM213, a genomic segment contains:
- a CDS encoding methyl-accepting chemotaxis protein, protein MDNRLTLAPWLETYLLTQISTQHAPDLIERVGRLASVGQASVVSGQFTLQSRLQLRDLRSRIGDAREQLVKTAGLLEARLPSALQAWAGQYHDNLKHLDAELKVLDDGVFGGSIKLKPEEFERSLDSLLTDLASLRQQSLVSLDQRLDYYHGSAIRQFILVAVIFGCLLLAALYLFICLQASIRRSASGITLLAEALRDGNLSLQVPVEGRDELAAISTALNVAVVQLRNSLLGVDHETLQLSNAVRTLNHHSSGALGEVEAQQLQISQIAAAATQLAATSQGVAQSCEQASGSAQHTQRIAADSSRDSQRTTASIQQLNQRLNDTAAALGRVSEQGQQIQLVVDTIRGVAEQTNLLALNAAIEAARAGEQGRGFAVVADEVRSLSQRTQSSTAQIAGTVDSLRNTVNEAVSLMEAACGQAQSDAQAVTGLGERLGEIASAVQSVTDTLAQIATAVDEQATTADEVSGNIQQVDQAAVRLLEGARAVNLAADTLSQGSKALSANTGRFQLG, encoded by the coding sequence ATGGACAATCGCCTGACCCTCGCGCCGTGGCTGGAAACCTACCTGCTGACGCAGATCTCGACGCAACACGCGCCGGACCTGATCGAGCGCGTCGGCCGTCTGGCCAGCGTCGGCCAGGCGTCGGTGGTGTCCGGGCAATTCACCCTGCAAAGCCGCCTGCAATTGCGCGACCTGCGCAGCCGCATCGGCGACGCCCGCGAGCAGCTTGTCAAAACCGCCGGCCTGCTGGAAGCGCGCCTGCCCAGTGCCTTGCAGGCGTGGGCCGGGCAGTACCATGACAACCTCAAACACCTCGACGCCGAGCTGAAAGTCCTCGATGACGGCGTGTTTGGCGGCAGCATCAAACTCAAACCCGAGGAGTTCGAACGCAGCCTGGACAGCCTGCTCACCGACCTCGCCTCGCTGCGTCAGCAGTCGTTGGTCTCGCTGGATCAGCGTCTGGATTACTACCATGGCTCGGCGATCCGCCAGTTCATCCTGGTGGCCGTGATCTTTGGCTGCCTGCTGCTGGCCGCGTTGTACCTGTTCATCTGCTTGCAGGCTTCGATCCGCCGCAGCGCCAGCGGCATCACGCTGCTGGCCGAAGCCTTGCGCGACGGCAATCTGAGCCTGCAAGTGCCGGTTGAAGGCCGCGACGAACTGGCGGCGATCAGCACCGCGCTCAACGTTGCGGTGGTGCAACTGCGCAACAGTCTGTTGGGGGTCGATCATGAAACCTTGCAGCTGAGTAACGCGGTGCGCACGCTCAATCACCATTCCAGTGGCGCCTTGGGCGAGGTTGAAGCGCAGCAATTGCAGATCAGCCAGATCGCGGCAGCGGCAACGCAATTGGCCGCCACTTCCCAAGGGGTTGCCCAGAGTTGCGAACAGGCCTCCGGCAGCGCTCAGCATACCCAGCGCATTGCTGCCGACAGCAGCCGTGACAGCCAGCGCACAACGGCGAGCATCCAGCAACTCAACCAGCGTTTGAACGACACGGCGGCCGCACTCGGACGGGTCAGCGAACAAGGGCAGCAGATTCAGTTGGTGGTCGACACCATTCGCGGTGTCGCCGAGCAGACCAACCTGTTGGCGCTCAACGCCGCTATCGAGGCCGCGCGTGCCGGTGAACAGGGCCGTGGCTTTGCGGTGGTGGCCGATGAAGTACGCAGCCTCTCGCAGCGCACCCAATCGTCCACTGCGCAGATCGCCGGCACCGTCGACAGCCTGCGCAACACGGTGAACGAAGCCGTGAGCCTGATGGAAGCCGCCTGTGGCCAGGCGCAATCCGATGCGCAAGCAGTCACTGGCCTCGGCGAACGACTGGGGGAAATCGCCAGTGCCGTGCAGAGCGTCACCGACACGTTGGCGCAAATTGCCACGGCGGTCGACGAGCAAGCGACCACTGCCGACGAAGTCAGCGGCAACATCCAGCAGGTCGATCAGGCGGCTGTCCGCTTGCTCGAAGGCGCGCGGGCGGTGAACCTGGCGGCGGACACCTTGAGCCAGGGCAGCAAGGCCCTGAGTGCCAATACCGGGAGATTCCAGCTCGGTTGA
- a CDS encoding DUF2817 domain-containing protein — MQTDFPTQPGYRTQREQFLAAATTAGATLTEYPHPLKGPFGEPLSTDVAVLGDPGAKRLLIALSGTHGVEGFYGSGCQIKWMQELGKRSLPADVAVVFVHLINPWGTAWLRRVNEDNIDLNRNHLNFEHPLPDNRAYAALHEIYACTELAGPERDRADALLNQQIHDHGWPAVMSIVEGGQHSHPDGLFYGGRAPAWSNRTLHQILQKHVAHAEVAMCFDLHTGAGEYGHPMLLTITESAYPALPEAQAIYGPWLYTLLTGADTLSETGVAATATGYTSQALIDALPQVRLMPFVIECGTYPGAEVHRYLRDDHWLHLHGNPGDAVGREIKLNLLEQFYPADSDWQAMVWLRTWQIWERGLSALAAMRS; from the coding sequence ATGCAGACCGACTTTCCCACCCAACCCGGCTATCGCACCCAGCGTGAACAGTTTCTGGCCGCAGCGACCACGGCCGGCGCGACGCTGACCGAGTATCCGCACCCGCTCAAAGGGCCGTTCGGTGAGCCGTTGAGCACCGATGTGGCGGTGCTCGGTGATCCGGGCGCCAAACGCTTGCTGATCGCGTTGAGCGGCACTCACGGGGTCGAAGGTTTCTATGGTTCGGGCTGTCAGATCAAATGGATGCAGGAGTTGGGCAAGCGTTCACTGCCGGCTGATGTCGCCGTGGTGTTCGTTCATCTGATCAATCCCTGGGGCACGGCGTGGTTGCGCCGGGTCAACGAAGACAACATCGACCTGAACCGCAATCACCTGAACTTTGAACATCCACTGCCGGACAACCGGGCCTACGCCGCGCTGCATGAAATCTATGCCTGCACTGAGTTGGCAGGCCCCGAGCGTGATCGCGCCGATGCGCTGCTCAACCAGCAGATCCACGATCACGGCTGGCCGGCGGTGATGTCGATTGTCGAGGGCGGCCAGCACAGTCATCCCGATGGTCTGTTTTATGGCGGGCGGGCACCGGCCTGGTCGAACCGTACGTTGCACCAGATCCTGCAAAAGCATGTCGCCCACGCCGAGGTCGCGATGTGCTTTGACCTGCACACCGGCGCCGGGGAGTACGGCCATCCGATGTTGCTGACCATCACCGAGTCGGCCTACCCGGCGCTGCCAGAGGCGCAGGCCATTTACGGGCCATGGCTCTACACGTTGCTGACCGGTGCCGATACGCTGAGCGAAACCGGCGTGGCCGCGACGGCAACCGGCTACACCTCGCAGGCGCTGATCGACGCGTTGCCGCAGGTGCGCCTGATGCCTTTCGTGATTGAGTGCGGGACGTATCCGGGGGCCGAGGTTCATCGTTATCTGCGCGACGATCATTGGTTGCATCTGCACGGCAATCCCGGCGATGCCGTGGGGCGCGAGATCAAACTGAATCTGCTGGAACAGTTCTATCCTGCCGACAGCGACTGGCAGGCAATGGTCTGGTTGCGTACGTGGCAGATATGGGAGCGGGGGTTGTCGGCGCTGGCGGCGATGCGTTCCTGA